From the genome of Fusobacterium varium, one region includes:
- a CDS encoding Virus attachment protein p12 family — MKTIILIIIVAVIAFYSLRSVYRMLKGEESSCGCGSGSCKGCGTKGKCSGHEHSHEHK, encoded by the coding sequence ATGAAAACAATTATATTAATAATAATAGTAGCAGTAATAGCTTTTTATTCTCTGAGAAGTGTATATAGAATGCTAAAAGGGGAAGAAAGTAGCTGTGGTTGTGGCAGTGGTAGTTGTAAAGGTTGTGGAACAAAAGGAAAATGCAGTGGGCATGAACATAGTCATGAACATAAATAA
- the rfaQ_1 gene encoding Lipopolysaccharide core heptosyltransferase rfaQ produces MKILVIRFKQIGDAVLSSAICNTLKKTFPNSEIDYVLYEHISPLFQKHKYIDNIISITKEEQKNPLKYISKVWKVTRKKYDIIIDIMSTPKSELFSLFSMNSKYRIGRAKKYRGLIYTDKVNEPKYAEDKVDKFLKLLDPLKKEYNLIYDNNYTLSITNEEKKIMKKRMEEAGIDFSRPMFVCAVNSRRPEKVYDVNKMILVIEHLIEKLNTQIIFYYSPNEKEFVKTVHKKLNNNINVFSNIKTDSIRELATLLSNCDMFFGNEGGPRHIAQSLDIPSFAIFSPSASKKEWLSNACERHQGVEPQDMPLYSHSLSREEKYALITPEYIIAKIEEIYNNFVKRG; encoded by the coding sequence ATGAAGATACTAGTAATAAGATTTAAACAGATAGGAGATGCTGTTCTCTCTTCAGCTATTTGCAATACATTAAAGAAAACTTTCCCTAATTCTGAAATAGATTATGTTCTATATGAACATATTTCTCCACTCTTCCAGAAACATAAATATATTGATAATATTATTTCAATTACCAAAGAGGAGCAAAAAAATCCATTAAAATATATTAGTAAAGTATGGAAAGTTACAAGAAAAAAATATGATATCATTATTGATATTATGTCCACTCCCAAAAGTGAACTTTTTTCACTTTTTTCTATGAATAGTAAGTATAGAATAGGAAGGGCTAAAAAATATAGAGGTTTAATTTATACAGATAAAGTAAATGAACCTAAATATGCTGAAGATAAAGTTGATAAATTTTTGAAATTGCTGGATCCATTAAAAAAAGAATATAATTTAATTTATGATAACAACTATACTCTTTCTATCACAAATGAAGAAAAAAAAATTATGAAAAAAAGAATGGAAGAAGCTGGAATAGATTTTTCAAGACCTATGTTTGTATGTGCTGTAAATTCAAGAAGACCTGAAAAAGTTTATGATGTAAATAAAATGATCCTTGTTATAGAACATCTTATAGAAAAACTAAATACACAAATTATATTTTATTATTCCCCTAATGAAAAAGAATTTGTAAAAACTGTTCATAAAAAATTAAATAATAATATTAATGTTTTTTCAAATATAAAAACTGATTCTATTAGAGAATTAGCTACCCTTCTAAGTAATTGTGATATGTTTTTTGGTAATGAAGGAGGTCCTAGACATATTGCCCAAAGTCTAGATATTCCAAGTTTTGCTATTTTCAGTCCAAGTGCTTCTAAAAAAGAATGGCTTTCTAATGCCTGTGAAAGGCATCAGGGAGTTGAACCACAAGATATGCCTCTATATAGTCATTCTCTTTCAAGGGAAGAAAAATATGCTCTTATAACACCAGAATATATTATTGCTAAAATAGAAGAAATCTATAATAATTTTGTAAAAAGAGGCTAG
- a CDS encoding ribose ABC transporter permease protein: protein MLLGTLEQSFIFAVMVLGVYISYKILDFPDMTVDGSFPLGAAVAAASIVKGLNPVLALILAMAAGAAAGFITGMIHVKLRVTNLLAGIIVMTGLYSINLRIMGKSNIPLFSVKHLFNGNVSAIVVVGVILLIVKLGIDFLLKTKFGFALKALGDNESLIISLGLNEKTLKIYGLMLANSLVALSGAVLAQYQGFADVGMGTGTIITGLASIIIGDALFGKKKAIKISMMVIFGTIIYRTIIALSLKVGMNASDLKLITSALVVIIIFLKEKKHLLKGGIINA, encoded by the coding sequence ATGTTATTAGGAACATTAGAACAAAGTTTTATTTTTGCAGTAATGGTACTGGGAGTTTATATATCATATAAAATACTGGATTTTCCAGATATGACAGTAGATGGAAGTTTTCCTTTAGGTGCAGCAGTGGCAGCAGCTTCTATAGTAAAAGGATTGAATCCTGTACTGGCACTTATTCTGGCTATGGCAGCAGGAGCAGCAGCAGGATTTATTACAGGAATGATTCATGTGAAGTTGAGAGTTACAAACCTTCTGGCTGGTATAATTGTTATGACAGGACTTTACAGCATAAATTTAAGAATAATGGGAAAATCTAATATACCTCTATTTTCAGTGAAACATCTTTTTAATGGAAATGTTTCAGCCATTGTTGTAGTAGGCGTTATTCTTCTTATAGTAAAATTAGGAATAGACTTTCTTTTAAAAACAAAATTTGGTTTTGCACTTAAAGCTCTTGGAGATAACGAAAGTCTAATAATTTCATTAGGATTGAATGAAAAAACATTAAAAATATATGGACTTATGCTTGCAAATAGCCTTGTAGCTCTTTCAGGTGCAGTACTTGCACAGTATCAGGGATTTGCTGATGTAGGAATGGGAACAGGAACTATTATAACAGGACTTGCATCTATAATAATTGGAGATGCGCTTTTTGGAAAAAAGAAAGCAATAAAAATATCTATGATGGTAATATTTGGAACTATAATATATAGAACAATAATTGCTTTATCTTTAAAAGTTGGAATGAATGCAAGTGATTTGAAACTTATAACTTCAGCACTTGTAGTAATAATAATTTTCTTGAAAGAGAAAAAACATCTGCTAAAAGGAGGGATTATAAATGCTTAA
- the mleN_7 gene encoding Malate-2H(+)/Na(+)-lactate antiporter, producing MKKKQVSLYYALLPVVFLVVTLYYAVQVAKLDVHIPIFISAIFAALIAKISGCATWNELEDGVVDTIKMSMRAILILIIIGMVIGSWILSGVVPTMIYYGLKIIEPSVFLPVTVIICSIVSISTGSSWSTASTVGIALVGIGEGLGLPRPIIAGAIISGAYFGDKLSPMSDTTTLAPAMAGSNLFEHIKHMLYTTVPSYALTLVGFVVIGLKKTAGGEVDTAQINEILNALTGSFKINPLLLLIPIFVIGMVIMKVPAIPGLFVGSLIGAVTAMVVQGSSLKEALYSLHYGYVGHTGMPMVDELLTRGGLDSMMWTVSLVLCAMTFGGIMEKSGMLGRIAQEILKFANTNGKLILSTILTPIFVNLVAGDQYLSIVIPGRMFKESYEERGLAAKNLSRALEDSGTMTSPLVPWNTCGAFMMGALGVGPWVYVPYCFFNLISPVLSVIYGFTGFTIEKIKKENK from the coding sequence ATGAAAAAGAAACAGGTATCACTTTATTATGCACTGCTGCCAGTTGTATTTTTGGTAGTAACACTTTATTACGCTGTTCAAGTAGCTAAACTTGATGTGCATATTCCAATCTTTATTTCAGCGATTTTTGCTGCGTTGATAGCAAAAATATCTGGCTGTGCAACTTGGAATGAATTGGAAGATGGTGTAGTAGACACTATAAAAATGTCTATGAGAGCTATACTGATTTTAATAATAATAGGAATGGTAATAGGAAGCTGGATATTATCTGGAGTAGTTCCAACAATGATATATTATGGATTGAAAATAATAGAGCCTTCAGTATTTTTACCAGTAACTGTAATAATATGTTCTATAGTGTCTATATCCACAGGTAGCTCATGGAGTACAGCTTCTACAGTGGGAATAGCATTGGTAGGTATAGGAGAGGGACTAGGACTTCCCAGACCTATAATAGCAGGAGCTATTATTTCAGGAGCATATTTTGGAGATAAACTTTCACCTATGTCTGATACAACGACTTTGGCACCAGCAATGGCAGGCTCTAATTTGTTTGAGCATATAAAGCATATGCTTTATACAACAGTACCATCATATGCTTTAACTCTTGTTGGATTTGTAGTAATTGGATTGAAAAAAACAGCTGGTGGAGAAGTAGATACAGCTCAGATAAATGAGATTTTAAATGCTCTTACAGGGTCATTTAAAATAAATCCATTACTTCTATTGATACCTATATTTGTTATTGGAATGGTTATAATGAAAGTACCTGCTATTCCAGGGCTCTTTGTAGGTTCATTGATAGGAGCTGTTACAGCAATGGTTGTTCAGGGTTCTAGTTTGAAAGAAGCACTTTATTCACTTCATTATGGCTATGTAGGACATACAGGAATGCCTATGGTAGATGAGCTTCTTACAAGAGGAGGACTGGATTCAATGATGTGGACAGTTTCTCTTGTACTTTGTGCTATGACATTTGGTGGAATAATGGAAAAATCTGGAATGCTTGGAAGAATAGCACAGGAAATACTAAAGTTTGCCAATACCAATGGGAAACTGATTCTTTCAACTATACTTACACCTATATTTGTTAATTTAGTAGCTGGAGATCAATATCTTTCAATAGTTATACCTGGAAGAATGTTTAAAGAAAGTTATGAGGAGCGAGGATTAGCTGCAAAAAATCTTTCCAGAGCTTTAGAAGACTCTGGAACAATGACATCGCCTCTTGTTCCTTGGAATACATGTGGAGCTTTCATGATGGGAGCATTGGGAGTAGGTCCATGGGTATATGTACCATACTGTTTCTTTAATCTTATCTCTCCTGTTTTATCTGTGATATATGGATTTACAGGATTTACAATTGAAAAAATAAAAAAAGAAAATAAATAA
- a CDS encoding ferrous iron transport protein A, with translation MKLCDLKNGEKAKIIKIGKIGELKKRLVDMGITAGEIIKLERNAPLGDPQEYIIKSTGIAIRKEDAKNIEVEKIEG, from the coding sequence ATGAAATTGTGTGATTTAAAAAATGGAGAAAAAGCAAAAATTATAAAAATTGGAAAAATTGGAGAATTGAAAAAAAGATTAGTTGATATGGGAATAACTGCTGGTGAAATAATAAAACTAGAAAGAAATGCTCCATTGGGAGATCCACAGGAATATATAATAAAGTCTACAGGTATAGCTATAAGAAAAGAAGATGCTAAAAATATTGAAGTTGAAAAGATAGAGGGGTAG
- a CDS encoding FeoA domain, with protein MLPLAFAEPNKELIIKDIKGVGCCKGRLLEKGFCVGNKICVLRDGRDSIIVKINNCKYALNFGLANKIFVENK; from the coding sequence ATGTTACCATTAGCTTTTGCTGAACCTAATAAAGAATTAATCATAAAAGATATAAAAGGAGTAGGCTGTTGTAAAGGAAGACTACTTGAAAAAGGGTTTTGTGTAGGAAATAAAATCTGCGTTTTAAGAGATGGTAGAGATTCTATTATTGTAAAAATAAATAACTGTAAATATGCTCTTAATTTTGGATTAGCAAATAAAATATTTGTAGAAAATAAATAG
- the cysA gene encoding Sulfate/thiosulfate import ATP-binding protein CysA codes for MLNINNVKKSFQTELGSVKKVFKGLDLHVEKGDFISIIGSNGAGKSTLLDTITGNIVPDSGTIDIDGRDITSLPRYKRGSFISKVYQNPAMGTAPSMTVFENLSMADNKGKRFGFTLGLNKKRKEYYRSLLKELDLGIEDQMDTEVGSLSGGQRQCLALIMATLNKPQVLLLDEHTAALDPKTSKIIMDKTREIVEKNNISTLMITHNLQDAINYGNRLIMLHEGEILIDVRGDEKKNLTSEKLLRIFNKKEAGLKDSELFSA; via the coding sequence ATGCTTAATATAAATAATGTGAAGAAAAGTTTCCAGACTGAACTTGGAAGTGTAAAAAAAGTATTTAAGGGGTTAGATCTTCATGTAGAAAAAGGAGATTTTATCTCTATAATAGGAAGTAATGGAGCAGGAAAATCTACTCTTTTGGATACTATAACTGGAAATATTGTTCCTGACAGTGGAACTATAGATATAGATGGAAGAGATATTACAAGCCTTCCAAGATATAAAAGAGGAAGCTTTATATCTAAAGTATATCAAAATCCAGCAATGGGAACAGCTCCTTCTATGACAGTGTTTGAAAATCTTTCAATGGCAGATAATAAGGGAAAAAGATTTGGATTTACATTAGGATTAAATAAAAAGAGAAAAGAATATTACAGATCACTCTTAAAAGAACTTGATTTAGGAATAGAAGATCAGATGGATACAGAAGTAGGTTCACTATCAGGTGGGCAAAGACAGTGTCTTGCACTAATAATGGCTACTTTAAATAAACCTCAGGTTCTTTTATTAGATGAACATACAGCAGCTCTTGACCCAAAAACTTCTAAAATAATAATGGATAAAACAAGAGAAATAGTAGAAAAAAATAATATATCTACTCTTATGATAACTCACAATCTTCAAGATGCAATAAATTATGGAAACAGGCTTATTATGCTTCATGAAGGTGAAATACTTATAGATGTGAGAGGAGATGAAAAGAAAAATCTTACATCTGAAAAATTGTTGAGAATATTCAATAAAAAAGAAGCTGGATTAAAAGATAGTGAACTTTTTTCAGCATAA
- the racE_3 gene encoding Glutamate racemase 1: MKKNYNIGVFDSGVGGTTVLKRIIELLPNENIIYYGDNGNAPYGEKTTKEIQGFCLDIMDFFMMNNCKAVVIACNTATAASLDLIKGRYTVPVIGVISPGAKSAVETSTNKCIGVLSTPFTAASNAYADEIAKYSKTAKVYQEGCPELCPMIEAGWETFEDRETIIKNHISKFPRNVDTVVLGCTHYPIAREDIAKNFCGNIVDPAKETSIALYNTLKNSDLLSDSDAKGKIDFFVSGDKEKFKKVAEQFLGFEIKALYKIEK; encoded by the coding sequence ATGAAAAAAAACTATAACATTGGAGTCTTTGACTCTGGAGTTGGAGGAACAACAGTATTAAAAAGAATTATTGAATTATTACCTAATGAAAATATCATATATTATGGTGATAATGGAAATGCACCTTATGGTGAAAAAACGACTAAGGAGATTCAAGGATTTTGTTTAGATATTATGGATTTTTTCATGATGAATAACTGTAAAGCTGTTGTTATTGCTTGCAATACTGCAACAGCTGCTTCATTGGACTTAATAAAAGGAAGATATACTGTTCCTGTTATTGGAGTTATCTCACCTGGAGCTAAGTCAGCTGTAGAAACAAGTACAAATAAATGTATTGGAGTCTTATCTACTCCTTTTACAGCTGCATCGAATGCTTATGCAGATGAGATAGCTAAATATTCAAAGACAGCTAAAGTATATCAGGAAGGGTGCCCAGAATTATGTCCTATGATAGAAGCAGGTTGGGAAACTTTTGAGGATAGAGAAACTATTATTAAAAATCATATTTCTAAATTTCCTAGAAATGTAGATACAGTTGTTTTGGGATGTACTCACTATCCCATAGCAAGGGAAGATATTGCTAAAAATTTCTGTGGAAACATAGTTGACCCTGCAAAAGAAACTTCTATTGCCCTTTACAATACTCTAAAAAATTCTGATCTTTTATCAGATTCTGATGCTAAAGGAAAAATTGATTTTTTTGTTAGTGGAGATAAAGAAAAATTTAAAAAAGTAGCAGAACAGTTTTTAGGATTTGAAATAAAAGCTCTTTATAAAATTGAAAAATAA
- a CDS encoding ABC-type uncharacterized transport system, periplasmic component produces MKKILMLLMGLSIVAFGKEPAKIKVGITQIMEHQALDSAREGFIKALKDGGYGEAKIDYQNAQGDFGTAQMIANSFVQDKKDIILAISTPSAQAAYNATKKIPILITAVTDAESAGLVGENITGTSDAAPIYKQLEIITKLLPEAKKVGIIYNTSEQNSQVQVAQAKTEAAKLGLEIVETGITTINDMAIGLDSLLPKVDVLYTPTDNLVVASTPLLLEKANKAGKPVVGSVEDQVMQGALVTETIDYERLGYQTGEVAVQVLNGTVPNTIPIETLKDTQLIINKKAAEKYNVDLSSKALEGAKQY; encoded by the coding sequence ATGAAAAAAATACTTATGCTATTAATGGGACTTTCAATAGTAGCTTTTGGAAAGGAACCAGCAAAAATAAAAGTAGGAATAACTCAAATAATGGAACATCAGGCTTTGGATTCTGCAAGAGAAGGTTTTATAAAGGCACTTAAAGATGGAGGGTATGGAGAAGCAAAAATAGATTATCAAAATGCTCAGGGAGATTTTGGAACTGCACAAATGATAGCTAATTCATTTGTTCAGGATAAAAAAGATATTATATTGGCAATTTCCACACCAAGTGCTCAGGCAGCTTATAATGCAACTAAAAAAATTCCTATTCTTATAACAGCAGTTACAGATGCTGAAAGTGCAGGGTTGGTTGGAGAAAATATAACAGGAACAAGTGATGCAGCTCCAATATACAAACAGCTTGAAATAATAACAAAACTTCTGCCAGAAGCTAAGAAAGTAGGAATTATTTATAATACAAGTGAACAAAACTCACAAGTACAAGTGGCACAAGCGAAAACAGAAGCAGCAAAATTAGGTTTAGAAATAGTAGAAACAGGAATTACAACAATAAATGATATGGCTATTGGATTGGACTCTCTTCTTCCAAAAGTAGATGTACTTTATACACCTACAGATAACTTAGTTGTTGCCTCAACTCCTCTTTTGTTGGAAAAAGCTAACAAAGCAGGAAAGCCAGTTGTGGGAAGTGTTGAAGACCAAGTTATGCAGGGGGCTTTAGTCACTGAAACAATAGATTATGAGAGATTAGGATATCAAACTGGAGAAGTTGCTGTACAGGTTTTAAATGGAACTGTACCAAATACTATTCCAATAGAAACTTTAAAAGATACTCAGTTAATAATAAATAAAAAAGCAGCAGAAAAATATAATGTAGATCTTTCATCAAAAGCTTTGGAAGGAGCTAAACAATATTAA
- the feoB gene encoding Ferrous iron transport protein B — MIKLAFTGNPNVGKSALINAIAGSKLKVGNWPGVTVEKKEAIFNYKGEEIKLVDLPGVYSLSPYTLEEKITRDFILDESPDVVVNVIDSTNLERNLYLTYLLKELEKPTIMALNFYDEFTKLNYKLNLEEFQELIELKAIPVSALKGTGIEELLDSIIELAAKKEKAKKYSLPFDDSITGVIRNLEKKIISDKNFKNILKEYPSEYLAIKLIERDSHLIEKLKNKYNIDLNGIFEEEIAKMEEKYDNDSETILAEGRYGAVNGILARTFTTSIKSRLDFTDKVDKILLNKVFGLPLFLLIMAGVMGFVFNGSAPFIDWVDGFINGYIGKYVRVLVDGTPDWLNSLIVDGIIGGVGGVLVFVPVMVFLYFFLAILEESGYMSRVAFLMDKIMRKLGLNGKAFVPMVVGFGCSVPAIYATRTLEDESSRKMTAAMAPFMSCGARLPVYGLFTAAFFGAKAGIIVMSLYVLGIVVAILVGLALKNVKGFKTDNKALLIELPPYRVPSLKVILNSTWMRVSEYLKRATTIIMGILIILWTLTYFPGKGDASVSYIAKFGHAFAPIMRPTGFGDRWETVAAIPPSIAAKEIVVGFMAQVLPLEDSGESEDGEEATTFAEDTIEQIKGLGTAVKDSVVGMLSFDLEGLFVTPDEEEIEEEGRGIVQATANLWPDDNLAPLRAYSFMVFILLVVPCVATLAAIKQEFGWKYLGFVVSIMLVVPYVVSVLIFQVGRLFF, encoded by the coding sequence ATGATAAAGTTAGCTTTTACAGGGAATCCAAATGTAGGAAAATCAGCACTTATCAATGCAATAGCAGGTTCAAAACTTAAAGTAGGAAACTGGCCTGGAGTAACAGTAGAAAAAAAAGAAGCAATATTTAATTACAAGGGAGAGGAAATAAAACTCGTTGACCTCCCAGGAGTTTATAGCTTGAGTCCATATACTTTGGAAGAAAAAATAACAAGAGATTTTATTCTTGATGAAAGTCCAGATGTAGTTGTTAATGTAATTGACTCTACTAACTTAGAGAGAAATCTTTATTTAACTTATCTTTTAAAAGAATTAGAAAAACCAACTATTATGGCTTTAAATTTTTATGATGAGTTTACTAAATTGAACTATAAACTAAATTTAGAAGAATTTCAGGAGTTAATAGAATTAAAGGCTATTCCAGTTTCAGCTTTAAAAGGAACAGGAATTGAAGAATTACTGGATTCAATAATAGAGCTAGCAGCTAAAAAAGAAAAGGCAAAAAAATATTCACTTCCATTTGATGATTCAATAACAGGTGTAATAAGAAATTTAGAGAAAAAAATAATTTCAGATAAAAATTTTAAAAATATACTTAAAGAATATCCAAGTGAATATCTTGCTATAAAGTTAATAGAAAGAGATAGCCACTTAATAGAAAAATTAAAAAATAAATATAATATTGACTTAAATGGCATTTTTGAAGAAGAGATAGCTAAGATGGAAGAAAAATATGATAATGATAGTGAAACTATTTTAGCAGAAGGAAGATATGGGGCAGTAAATGGTATACTTGCTCGTACTTTTACTACTTCTATAAAGTCAAGACTTGATTTTACAGATAAAGTGGATAAAATACTATTAAATAAGGTTTTTGGACTACCTTTATTTTTATTAATAATGGCAGGAGTAATGGGATTTGTATTTAATGGTAGTGCTCCATTCATAGACTGGGTAGATGGATTTATAAATGGGTATATAGGAAAATATGTAAGAGTTCTTGTAGATGGAACACCAGACTGGCTGAATTCGCTTATAGTAGATGGAATAATAGGAGGAGTAGGAGGAGTTCTAGTATTCGTTCCTGTTATGGTATTTCTTTATTTCTTCCTTGCAATATTGGAAGAAAGTGGATATATGTCAAGGGTGGCTTTCTTGATGGATAAAATAATGAGAAAATTAGGATTGAATGGTAAGGCATTTGTTCCTATGGTAGTAGGATTTGGATGTTCTGTTCCAGCTATCTATGCAACAAGAACACTGGAAGATGAGAGCTCAAGAAAAATGACAGCAGCAATGGCACCATTTATGTCATGTGGAGCAAGACTTCCAGTATATGGATTGTTTACAGCTGCTTTCTTTGGAGCTAAAGCAGGAATAATAGTTATGTCTTTATATGTTTTAGGTATAGTTGTAGCTATTCTTGTTGGACTTGCTCTTAAGAATGTAAAAGGATTTAAAACTGATAATAAGGCACTATTGATAGAGCTTCCTCCATATAGAGTTCCAAGCTTAAAAGTTATTTTGAATTCAACTTGGATGAGAGTATCTGAATATTTAAAAAGAGCAACAACTATAATTATGGGAATTTTAATAATTTTATGGACACTTACATATTTTCCAGGAAAAGGAGATGCAAGTGTGTCATATATAGCTAAATTTGGACATGCATTTGCTCCAATAATGAGACCAACTGGTTTTGGAGATAGATGGGAAACTGTAGCAGCTATTCCACCTAGTATTGCAGCTAAGGAAATAGTAGTAGGATTTATGGCACAGGTGCTTCCATTGGAAGATAGTGGAGAATCTGAAGATGGAGAAGAGGCAACAACATTTGCAGAAGATACTATTGAGCAAATAAAAGGATTAGGAACAGCAGTAAAGGATTCAGTAGTTGGAATGCTTAGCTTTGACCTAGAAGGACTTTTTGTAACTCCTGATGAAGAGGAAATAGAAGAAGAAGGAAGAGGAATTGTTCAAGCAACAGCAAACCTATGGCCAGATGACAATTTAGCTCCATTGAGAGCATATTCGTTTATGGTATTTATACTTCTTGTAGTACCATGTGTGGCAACTTTAGCAGCTATAAAACAAGAGTTTGGGTGGAAATATTTAGGCTTTGTAGTATCAATAATGCTTGTAGTACCATATGTAGTTTCAGTATTGATATTCCAAGTAGGAAGATTATTCTTCTAA
- a CDS encoding ABC-type uncharacterized transport system, periplasmic component, producing the protein MKKLFILLLVILVTACGTEKQKKIEIGITQIVEHPSLDDVRKGVIDALKANGYDENKININYKNAQGDFGTAQVIAQEYNNKSDVIIAISTPSAQAAANNIKDKPIFFSAITNPESAGILRKNVTGVSDKSPVKKQVELIEKLLPEAKNIGIVYNTSEQNSFYLTEEFTKAAKEKGYTVKVKGISNISEMASALDTLLPTIDVLYTSIDNTIASTYPLIVEKSNKADKPIIGATKSFVEQGALAVDGISDYQVGYQTGEMVARYLNGEKIENIPYEVVEKSEMYINKDIAKRFGIKGE; encoded by the coding sequence ATGAAAAAATTATTTATTTTACTTTTAGTTATTTTAGTTACAGCATGTGGAACGGAAAAACAGAAAAAGATAGAGATAGGAATTACGCAAATTGTAGAACATCCTTCATTAGATGATGTTAGAAAAGGTGTTATAGATGCTTTGAAAGCAAATGGTTATGATGAGAATAAAATAAATATAAACTATAAAAATGCTCAGGGGGATTTTGGAACTGCTCAGGTAATAGCTCAGGAATATAATAATAAAAGTGATGTGATAATAGCTATATCAACACCAAGTGCTCAGGCAGCTGCAAATAATATAAAAGATAAACCTATATTTTTTTCAGCTATAACTAATCCAGAAAGTGCTGGAATACTTAGAAAAAATGTGACAGGTGTAAGTGATAAATCACCAGTTAAAAAACAGGTAGAGCTTATAGAAAAACTTTTGCCAGAAGCAAAAAATATAGGAATTGTATATAATACAAGTGAGCAGAATTCTTTTTATCTGACAGAGGAATTTACTAAAGCAGCAAAGGAAAAAGGTTATACTGTAAAAGTAAAAGGAATAAGCAACATAAGCGAAATGGCTTCTGCTTTAGATACACTTCTTCCAACAATAGATGTACTTTATACTTCAATAGATAATACTATTGCTTCTACTTATCCTCTTATTGTAGAAAAAAGCAATAAAGCTGATAAACCAATAATAGGAGCAACTAAAAGTTTTGTTGAACAGGGAGCATTGGCTGTAGATGGAATATCTGATTATCAAGTTGGATATCAGACAGGAGAAATGGTAGCCAGATATTTGAATGGAGAGAAGATAGAAAATATTCCATATGAAGTTGTAGAGAAGTCAGAGATGTATATTAATAAAGATATTGCAAAAAGATTTGGCATAAAGGGAGAATAG